In Silene latifolia isolate original U9 population chromosome X, ASM4854445v1, whole genome shotgun sequence, the following proteins share a genomic window:
- the LOC141621226 gene encoding copper transporter 6-like gives MDGMMGHGKDHNMGGMGMMTPPPSPSSSSSSSPSISMPSDNNNMMMLMKMMHTTFYWGHEAEILFSGWPGSNTGMYVLSLFIFFILAFLVEWLQRSFLVGSRVDNGVVSRLLRTLVHALRMVLAYFVMLAVMSFNAGVFVVVVAGHALGFLFFGSRV, from the coding sequence ATGGATGGGATGATGGGTCATGGAAAAGACCATAACATGGGAGGAATGGGCATGATGACCCCACCACCATccccatcatcatcatcgtcgtcgtcGCCGTCTATATCCATGCCAAGTGATAACAAcaacatgatgatgttaatgaaGATGATGCACACAACATTTTACTGGGGACATGAAGCAGAAATACTCTTCTCGGGTTGGCCGGGCAGCAATACGGGCATGTACGTCCTTTCTCTATTCATCTTCTTCATACTCGCGTTTCTCGTCGAGTGGCTTCAACGCTCTTTCCTTGTTGGCTCTCGAGTCGATAACGGTGTCGTTTCCAGGTTGTTGAGGACTCTTGTTCATGCACTACGTATGGTTCTGGCCTATTTTGTTATGTTGGCTGTAATGTCGTTTAATGCTGGTGTTTTTGTGGTTGTGGTTGCGGGTCACGCGCTTGGGTTCTTGTTTTTCGGTTCTCGGGTATAG